The Siphonobacter curvatus genome includes a window with the following:
- a CDS encoding family 20 glycosylhydrolase → MKRLFLWMILVLAVAKTQAQQMPLDTLLPVRGFCIAAPLPNRLDEFIRFIDTELAPRKVNTLVLRVDYNYQFKTHPELRDSVALSKAEVRRLVQTCRKHQITLIPQVNLLGHQSWANKTGNLLEKYPQLDETPWVKMPAKYEWPNSDGLYCKSYCPLHPEVHSIVFDLMDEICDAFEASAFHAGLDEVFYIGEARCPRCGGRDPAELYAGEVRTLRDHLAQKNRKLWMWGDRLLEGKVTGMGMWEASFNQTHRAIDLIPKDVMICDWHYERPDQTPVYFAMKGLSVVTCPWRKPKNAVAQVQDMLRFRRSATRPMKELYQGMMQTVWSDAGSFLDEFYGRKKSTSEETPTHCFQDLYSEITRLTP, encoded by the coding sequence ATGAAACGACTTTTTCTGTGGATGATTTTAGTGCTGGCGGTTGCGAAGACCCAGGCTCAGCAAATGCCGCTGGATACATTGCTTCCCGTTCGGGGCTTCTGTATCGCCGCTCCCTTACCAAATCGACTCGATGAGTTTATCCGATTCATTGATACGGAACTGGCTCCCCGAAAAGTCAATACGCTGGTCCTGCGGGTGGACTACAACTATCAATTCAAAACGCATCCTGAATTACGCGACAGTGTTGCCCTGTCAAAAGCCGAGGTACGCCGACTCGTGCAGACCTGCCGCAAACACCAGATTACGCTGATCCCACAGGTTAATTTGCTGGGTCATCAGTCCTGGGCTAACAAAACCGGAAATCTGCTGGAGAAATACCCGCAACTGGATGAAACCCCCTGGGTGAAAATGCCCGCCAAGTACGAATGGCCCAATTCCGACGGCTTGTACTGTAAAAGCTATTGTCCCCTGCATCCGGAGGTACACTCGATCGTATTCGACCTGATGGACGAAATTTGCGATGCCTTCGAAGCCTCTGCCTTCCACGCCGGGCTAGATGAAGTCTTTTACATCGGGGAAGCCCGCTGCCCCCGCTGCGGTGGTCGTGACCCGGCTGAACTATACGCCGGAGAGGTACGCACGCTTCGGGACCATCTGGCCCAGAAAAACCGCAAACTCTGGATGTGGGGAGATCGCTTACTGGAGGGTAAAGTCACGGGTATGGGGATGTGGGAAGCCAGCTTTAACCAGACCCACCGGGCCATCGATCTGATTCCGAAAGACGTGATGATTTGTGACTGGCATTACGAACGCCCCGACCAAACGCCCGTGTACTTTGCCATGAAAGGCCTCAGCGTAGTAACCTGTCCCTGGCGGAAACCTAAAAATGCCGTTGCTCAGGTACAGGACATGCTCCGGTTTCGCCGCTCGGCTACCCGGCCCATGAAAGAATTGTATCAGGGGATGATGCAAACCGTATGGTCAGACGCCGGTAGTTTTCTGGATGAATTCTACGGTCGCAAAAAAAGCACTTCCGAAGAAACGCCCACGCATTGTTTTCAGGACCTGTACAGTGAAATTACCCGCCTAACTCCCTAG
- a CDS encoding sensor histidine kinase, with protein MSVASFLIVFFFINYVRKTLNTANKNVWLDQQLVYLRHFSIALLVGQMILRDSVLIRMAWPLVLFGMVLAVFKLDFFRPVRSVSISLIPFTAVSFLSTFIQLINQDFYEQFDDYLNAARFFAFVWVFALWLNNRKQEKALENERLRREQQEQLSKVTEAQKNELEVLVAERTAELRLQKEELEKALDHLKATQNQLIHAEKMASLGELTAGIAHEIQNPLNFVNNFSEVSVELVEELREESQKETLDTELVSELLSDIEQNLQKIQHHGKRADSIVKGMLQHSRTSSGQKEAIDLNALADEYLRLAYHGLRAKDKTFNAKLVTDFDASLGKINVLPQDLGRVLLNMFTNAFYAVSERKRQQPQGYEPTVSIQTQRTRKQIEIRIRDNGTGMPEHVKQKIFQPFFTTKPSGQGTGLGLSLSYDIITKAHGGTLEVISEPDAFTEFIIRLPA; from the coding sequence ATGTCTGTCGCGTCCTTCCTCATTGTCTTCTTTTTCATCAATTACGTCCGCAAAACGTTAAATACAGCGAATAAAAATGTCTGGCTGGATCAACAGCTGGTATACCTCCGGCATTTTTCTATCGCTCTGCTCGTAGGTCAGATGATCCTTCGGGATTCGGTACTGATTCGGATGGCCTGGCCACTCGTGCTCTTTGGGATGGTTCTTGCCGTTTTCAAGCTGGATTTTTTTCGTCCCGTACGTTCGGTTTCCATTTCGCTAATTCCTTTCACGGCAGTCTCGTTTTTATCTACGTTCATTCAATTGATAAACCAAGATTTCTATGAACAATTTGACGATTACCTCAATGCCGCCCGCTTTTTCGCTTTCGTTTGGGTATTCGCGTTGTGGCTAAATAACCGAAAGCAGGAAAAAGCGTTGGAAAATGAACGCCTCCGACGGGAACAACAGGAGCAACTCAGTAAGGTAACCGAAGCCCAGAAAAACGAATTAGAAGTACTCGTTGCCGAACGTACCGCCGAACTTCGTCTACAAAAAGAAGAACTGGAAAAAGCCCTTGATCACCTAAAAGCTACGCAGAACCAACTCATTCACGCGGAGAAGATGGCTTCGCTTGGCGAACTGACGGCGGGTATTGCCCACGAAATCCAGAATCCCCTCAATTTCGTCAATAACTTCTCGGAAGTCAGCGTCGAACTCGTGGAAGAACTTCGGGAAGAGTCACAGAAGGAAACCCTGGATACGGAATTAGTCAGTGAATTACTCAGCGATATTGAGCAGAACCTTCAGAAAATTCAGCACCACGGCAAGCGGGCGGATAGCATCGTAAAAGGGATGCTTCAACACTCGCGTACGTCTTCGGGGCAGAAAGAAGCGATTGATCTGAACGCTCTGGCTGACGAGTACCTGCGACTGGCCTACCATGGCTTGCGGGCTAAGGATAAAACCTTCAACGCCAAACTGGTAACGGACTTTGATGCCAGTTTAGGCAAAATCAACGTATTACCGCAGGATTTGGGCCGGGTACTGCTGAATATGTTCACCAATGCCTTTTACGCCGTCTCCGAACGCAAGCGTCAACAACCACAAGGATATGAACCTACGGTAAGCATTCAGACGCAACGTACCCGCAAACAAATCGAAATACGGATTCGTGATAATGGTACGGGAATGCCCGAGCACGTCAAACAGAAAATTTTTCAGCCCTTTTTCACCACCAAACCCAGCGGACAGGGTACGGGTCTGGGCCTTTCCCTAAGCTATGACATCATTACCAAAGCCCACGGCGGTACGCTGGAAGTGATTTCCGAGCCGGATGCTTTTACTGAGTTTATTATTCGCCTGCCCGCCTAA
- a CDS encoding response regulator, with amino-acid sequence MHILVVDDEPDVQSLFEQRFRREIRSGELRFIFTFSGEEALTRLEDQHSEIVLILSDINMPGMSGLELLESIRQSHPMAPPLVMMITAYGDEETHAKALSLGANDFLTKPLDFSELKQKLKDTL; translated from the coding sequence ATGCATATATTAGTTGTAGACGACGAACCCGATGTTCAGTCGCTTTTTGAACAACGTTTTCGTCGCGAAATCCGAAGTGGAGAACTTCGCTTTATCTTTACTTTCTCCGGAGAAGAAGCCCTTACCCGCCTCGAGGATCAGCATTCGGAAATTGTACTCATTCTATCGGACATCAATATGCCCGGGATGAGTGGTCTGGAATTACTGGAATCCATTCGACAGTCGCACCCCATGGCCCCGCCGCTGGTCATGATGATTACCGCTTACGGAGACGAAGAAACGCACGCCAAAGCTCTCAGCCTAGGAGCGAATGATTTTTTAACCAAACCGCTTGATTTCAGCGAGTTAAAGCAGAAACTCAAAGACACATTATGA
- a CDS encoding adenylate/guanylate cyclase domain-containing protein — protein sequence MKAKILVVDDETDLEILIKQKFRRQIREGKYEFIFAQNGVEALQQLQQHPDTDVVLSDINMPEMDGLTLLVKLHETNPIVKAVIVSAYGDMENIRVAMNRGAYDFLCKPVDFEDLEVTMQKTLKHVDQLRQTLKAIKENDILRMYVDENVLQFMTRSEFESSLTANETVQGTVVFVDICGFTAITEREPADVVVKLINSYFEVIVKAIIAQGGYIDKFIGDAVMAVFRGEFHLDRAIEASLAVRTQLSEMEEVLPDQTFLPQVAIGINSGEMVSGNIGSASLKRLDYTVIGDTVNLAQRLQSVAKPGQILISDAVYQQVKESFQGQPLGEITLKNKAQPVAVVEVQA from the coding sequence ATGAAGGCAAAGATTTTGGTTGTGGATGATGAAACGGATTTGGAAATACTCATCAAGCAGAAATTTCGTCGTCAGATTAGGGAAGGAAAGTACGAATTCATCTTCGCCCAGAATGGCGTGGAAGCCCTTCAGCAATTGCAGCAGCACCCGGATACGGATGTGGTGTTGAGTGACATCAACATGCCCGAAATGGATGGTTTAACCCTGCTGGTGAAACTTCACGAAACCAATCCTATCGTTAAGGCGGTCATCGTTTCGGCCTACGGTGATATGGAAAACATCCGCGTGGCGATGAACCGGGGGGCGTACGATTTTCTGTGTAAACCTGTGGATTTTGAGGACTTGGAAGTGACCATGCAGAAGACGTTGAAGCACGTCGATCAGCTCCGGCAAACGCTGAAAGCCATCAAAGAAAACGATATTCTGCGGATGTACGTCGATGAAAACGTACTCCAGTTTATGACCCGTTCGGAGTTCGAATCTTCGCTGACGGCTAACGAAACGGTACAGGGCACCGTCGTGTTCGTGGACATTTGCGGATTCACAGCGATCACCGAACGCGAGCCCGCTGATGTAGTAGTGAAGCTCATCAACTCGTACTTCGAAGTGATCGTAAAGGCCATCATTGCCCAGGGTGGCTATATCGATAAGTTCATTGGTGATGCCGTTATGGCCGTATTCCGGGGTGAATTTCACCTGGATCGGGCCATTGAAGCCTCGCTGGCCGTGCGTACGCAATTGTCGGAGATGGAAGAAGTTTTACCCGATCAGACCTTCCTCCCGCAGGTAGCCATTGGTATCAACTCGGGAGAAATGGTTTCGGGAAACATTGGTTCGGCTTCGCTCAAACGACTGGATTATACAGTGATTGGTGATACCGTCAATCTGGCCCAGCGATTGCAATCCGTGGCAAAACCCGGGCAGATCCTGATCAGTGATGCCGTGTATCAGCAAGTCAAAGAATCCTTCCAAGGTCAGCCTTTGGGCGAAATTACGCTCAAAAATAAAGCCCAACCCGTGGCAGTAGTCGAAGTACAGGCTTAA
- a CDS encoding HD domain-containing protein, which produces MNLIQAEAFILDLLRQQLPETLYYHGLHHTEDVVRAAEWLARSEKIEDQESLMLLRTAALYHDCGFMYTYENHEEAGCEVVEQCLPTFGYSTGQIELICGMIRATKVPQNPQTHLEQILCDADLDYLGRLGFESISHTLYQELQARHLIGTEAEWLQKQITFLSSHQYWTATALAYRQPAKAVQLEHLQKQATLLEP; this is translated from the coding sequence ATGAACCTTATACAAGCCGAAGCATTCATTCTTGATTTACTACGGCAACAATTACCCGAAACGCTCTACTACCACGGTCTACACCATACGGAAGATGTGGTTCGGGCCGCCGAATGGCTGGCTCGGAGCGAAAAGATCGAAGATCAGGAATCGCTTATGCTATTACGTACAGCAGCCTTGTACCACGATTGTGGCTTCATGTATACCTATGAAAACCACGAAGAAGCGGGTTGTGAAGTGGTGGAGCAATGCTTGCCTACATTTGGCTATTCAACCGGGCAGATTGAGTTGATTTGCGGGATGATTCGGGCAACGAAGGTTCCGCAAAACCCGCAAACGCATCTGGAACAAATCCTCTGCGATGCGGATTTGGATTACCTAGGTCGGCTGGGTTTCGAGTCCATTTCCCATACTCTCTACCAGGAATTACAGGCCCGACACCTGATCGGTACGGAAGCAGAATGGCTACAGAAACAGATCACTTTTTTAAGCTCCCATCAGTATTGGACGGCCACGGCTCTCGCTTATCGGCAACCCGCCAAAGCCGTCCAACTGGAGCATCTGCAAAAGCAGGCTACTTTGCTTGAGCCGTAA
- a CDS encoding cyclic nucleotide-binding domain-containing protein, producing MLTTDGFRRYLGIHPEETRTVWLFFLHHFLLGIGTIQLYVAANAILLENDPATSLPLAYIASAIGMILIGKAYAHYEHHLGLSSVALRVLWTVSVMTLLVMLVVWVGHSIIAAIGIMVGYRMIYLLTSLEFWGVSAVVFDTRQGKRLFSIISSGDMPAKALGAVLAALVHAHADLLTLLGVSLLAFLGALFTLKLTLRSHAIRTRDRSTARRRPQSRLIQQLFGGSELVFFMCLSILTVACFATKIEFNFFLDVKHRFHDQSEVIAYVSYWLAGTYVLAMLVKLLLSRRALDRLGVQTSLLVLPLVALIGLLGLAITRSVVGDETVLLVWACLLYVSVEVIRRSLFDAVFLVLFQPLTPQQRLLGHTLAKGMYEPLGLGLAGLLLGLSQWLSLSESKVIWFWLIFPVATGLLIRRAYRFYLHTLGDALSRRFLPGEQVALPGEIALAAEQDLTSPSPERVLAAVAWFEENQPTLLAQKTLPLLRHPDALVRLGVLERLGPEAKQMPLQPLLTDTHPQVRQRTAQLLAQQAGPIRELLESPDRGIQKGALLGRLQKDRTDSIAREQLDRWVNASTEEEQVAALEVIRHLHLTEYTAFVQKGLQSTQPAVVKQAIETAGRHSSLVPQLLTLLHDRSYGRATLRNLRQAASENLSAFTPLLDAPTEQRRMLAQLLSTLQTPESEQWLMRLAGESDRTVRETALHSLRHFPSSSENRLFFETLLSEELALAEQIQAGQYAAMDAEWQSALGYEMERVLKRILRILSKLYDAEALNQIQQSLQHPSQERSANALEMLENLVPRPVYRLFRTQLEASASIVPESMAESVASILEEGTTLFTEWTVSVALRRWNSWVGDPKLVTAYLSHPIHLLSESAENTLAAFEKNTPMHAHATSSHSAHELVQILKNTPLFASTAENVLASIIPIMKQVHFPAGEVIIRKGDLGDSMFVILSGEIEIYDQDTLLAEMGRGDLFGELALLDSEPRSATVIAQTAATLFRIDQEDFYDLMEERDEVLRNVMRVLCQRIRHQNEVVTAQAK from the coding sequence ATGCTTACTACCGATGGCTTCCGTCGTTATTTAGGAATACATCCTGAAGAAACCCGTACCGTCTGGCTTTTTTTCCTCCATCACTTTCTCTTAGGAATTGGAACGATTCAATTATATGTAGCCGCGAATGCCATTCTACTGGAAAATGACCCGGCTACGAGTTTACCCCTGGCGTACATAGCCTCGGCTATTGGAATGATTCTGATCGGTAAAGCCTACGCTCATTACGAACATCATCTGGGGCTGAGTTCCGTCGCGTTACGCGTACTCTGGACCGTAAGTGTTATGACCCTGTTGGTGATGCTGGTGGTTTGGGTCGGACATTCGATCATAGCGGCCATTGGCATCATGGTCGGGTACCGGATGATCTATCTGCTGACCAGTCTGGAATTCTGGGGAGTATCGGCGGTGGTGTTCGACACGCGGCAGGGCAAACGCCTCTTTAGTATCATCAGTTCAGGCGACATGCCCGCCAAAGCTCTGGGGGCCGTACTGGCCGCTCTGGTACACGCTCACGCCGATTTGCTGACCTTACTGGGCGTTTCGTTACTGGCCTTTCTGGGAGCTTTATTCACCTTGAAACTAACGCTGCGTTCGCACGCCATTCGTACCCGCGATCGTTCGACGGCCCGTCGTCGTCCACAATCGCGTTTGATTCAGCAGTTGTTTGGTGGGAGCGAACTGGTCTTTTTCATGTGTCTGAGTATCCTGACCGTGGCGTGTTTCGCAACCAAAATTGAGTTTAACTTCTTTCTGGACGTCAAACACCGCTTTCATGATCAGTCCGAAGTAATTGCTTACGTCAGCTACTGGCTGGCGGGTACCTATGTACTGGCGATGCTGGTGAAGCTCCTGCTGTCCCGGCGGGCACTGGATCGTTTGGGGGTGCAGACTTCCTTATTAGTATTACCGCTGGTAGCATTGATTGGATTATTGGGATTGGCCATTACCCGGAGTGTAGTAGGCGACGAAACGGTTCTGTTAGTGTGGGCCTGCTTGCTCTACGTTTCGGTAGAGGTCATTCGTCGTTCTTTATTTGATGCGGTTTTTCTGGTCCTTTTCCAACCCCTGACGCCGCAACAACGGCTGCTGGGCCATACCCTGGCCAAAGGCATGTACGAACCGCTGGGCCTGGGTCTGGCAGGTTTGTTGCTGGGACTTTCGCAGTGGTTATCGCTGAGCGAAAGCAAAGTCATCTGGTTCTGGCTGATTTTTCCAGTAGCCACGGGTCTGCTCATTCGACGGGCCTATCGGTTTTATCTGCATACCCTGGGCGATGCCTTATCCCGGCGATTCCTGCCCGGCGAACAGGTAGCCCTGCCTGGCGAAATAGCTCTGGCTGCCGAACAGGATTTAACGAGTCCTTCACCCGAGCGGGTACTGGCAGCAGTAGCGTGGTTTGAAGAAAATCAACCGACTTTACTAGCTCAGAAAACATTGCCGCTGTTGCGACATCCCGATGCGTTGGTGCGGTTGGGGGTTCTGGAACGCCTGGGTCCGGAGGCCAAACAAATGCCCTTGCAACCCTTACTGACGGATACGCATCCGCAGGTACGCCAGCGGACGGCCCAGCTCCTGGCTCAGCAGGCGGGGCCCATTCGGGAGTTGCTCGAATCGCCCGACCGGGGTATTCAGAAAGGAGCTCTCCTCGGACGCCTGCAGAAAGATCGTACCGATAGCATTGCCCGCGAACAGTTGGATCGCTGGGTGAACGCATCCACCGAAGAAGAGCAGGTTGCGGCTCTCGAAGTAATCCGTCATTTGCACTTAACGGAGTATACGGCTTTTGTTCAGAAAGGCTTACAAAGTACCCAGCCTGCGGTGGTAAAACAGGCCATTGAAACGGCGGGTAGACATTCGTCACTGGTCCCTCAATTATTAACTTTACTACACGACCGTTCGTACGGACGAGCTACGCTGCGGAACTTACGTCAGGCCGCGAGTGAAAACTTATCAGCCTTTACGCCTCTGCTGGACGCTCCCACCGAACAGCGACGCATGCTGGCTCAGTTGCTGAGTACCCTGCAAACGCCCGAAAGCGAGCAATGGTTGATGCGACTGGCCGGAGAATCGGACCGCACGGTACGGGAAACGGCTCTGCATTCGTTGCGGCATTTTCCCTCATCATCCGAAAATCGACTGTTTTTTGAGACGTTGCTTTCCGAAGAACTCGCTTTGGCCGAGCAGATTCAGGCGGGACAGTACGCCGCGATGGATGCCGAATGGCAATCGGCTCTGGGTTACGAAATGGAGCGAGTACTGAAACGAATTTTACGGATACTCAGTAAACTATACGATGCCGAAGCTTTGAATCAGATTCAGCAGAGTCTGCAACACCCTTCACAGGAGCGGAGTGCCAACGCCCTCGAAATGCTCGAAAACCTGGTGCCCCGGCCCGTGTATCGCTTGTTCCGTACGCAACTGGAAGCGTCGGCTTCCATTGTACCCGAATCGATGGCTGAGTCGGTAGCCTCTATTCTGGAGGAAGGAACGACCCTGTTTACGGAGTGGACCGTCAGCGTAGCCCTGCGTCGCTGGAATTCCTGGGTGGGGGATCCGAAACTGGTGACGGCTTATCTATCACATCCGATTCATTTACTCAGCGAAAGTGCGGAAAACACGCTCGCTGCTTTTGAAAAAAATACGCCTATGCACGCTCACGCAACGTCCAGCCATTCGGCTCACGAACTGGTACAGATTCTGAAGAATACGCCTTTGTTTGCCAGTACCGCCGAAAACGTACTCGCCAGTATCATTCCGATTATGAAACAGGTGCATTTCCCGGCGGGAGAGGTGATTATCCGAAAGGGCGATCTGGGCGATAGTATGTTCGTAATTCTGTCGGGGGAGATAGAAATTTATGATCAGGATACGCTACTGGCCGAAATGGGCCGGGGTGATCTCTTCGGCGAACTGGCCCTGCTGGATTCCGAACCCCGTTCGGCTACGGTGATTGCCCAAACGGCCGCTACGTTATTCCGGATCGATCAGGAAGATTTTTATGACCTGATGGAAGAACGCGACGAAGTCCTGCGGAACGTGATGCGGGTACTTTGCCAGCGGATTCGCCATCAGAATGAAGTGGTTACGGCTCAAGCAAAGTAG